The Maylandia zebra isolate NMK-2024a linkage group LG7, Mzebra_GT3a, whole genome shotgun sequence genome contains a region encoding:
- the cyb5r2 gene encoding NADH-cytochrome b5 reductase 2 isoform X2, with protein sequence MDETLVIPGLVAVFVLVGTVFYFLLGSSGEKTKKLPVTLQDPTVKYPLPLIRKEEISHDTKKFRFGLPSASHILGLPVGQHVYLSAKVNGVLAVRAYTPVSSDEHQGYVDLVVKVYYKNTHPSFPDGGKMSQYLDGMTIGDTIDFRGPNGLLVYKGNGQFAIRPDKKSEPKVRKFKHVGMIAGGTGITPMLQLIRSISSDSTDNTKCSLIFANQTEKDILLREELEEVKKNHPERLQLWFTLDKPPQNWSYSSGFVTYDMIKDHLPAASNDALIVLCGPAPMIQNACLPNLEKLGHRTENIFTY encoded by the exons ATGGACGAGACCTTG GTGATCCCTGGATTGGTGGCTGTCTTTGTGTTGGTAGGAACAGTTTTCTACTTCCTGCTAGGTTCTTCAGGTGAGAAGACGAAGAAGCTGCCCGTCACTCTCCAAGATCCCACAGTGAAATATCCTCTCCCACTTATACGCAAAGAG GAAATCAGTCATGACACAAAGAAATTTCGGTTTGGCCTTCCATCTGCAAGTCACATCCTTGGGCTGCCAGTAG GCCAGCACGTGTACTTGTCAGCAAAGGTGAACGGCGTTCTGGCGGTTAGAGCCTACACTCCAGTCTCCAGTGATGAGCACCAAGGATATGTTGACCTCGTGGTTAAG GTCTACTACAAGAACACCCACCCGTCTTTCCCTGATGGAGGGAAGATGTCGCAGTACCTGGACGGCATGACCATTGGAGACACTATTGACTTCAGAGGGCCCAATGGACTCCTGGTGTATAAGGGCAATG GTCAGTTTGCCATCAGACCAGATAAGAAGTCGGAGCCAAAGGTTCGGAAGTTTAAGCACGTGGGAATGATCGCTGGCGGAACAG GTATCACTCCTATGCTGCAGTTAATTCGCAGTATCTCATCAGACTCCACTGACAACACCAAGTGCTCTCTCATATTCGCCAACCAG ACTGAGAAAGACATCTTACTGagggaggagctggaggaggtgaagAAGAACCATCCTGAGAGACTTCAGCTGTGGTTCACACTGGACAAACCTCCACAGA ACTGGAGCTACAGCTCAGGATTTGTGACCTATGACATGATCAAGGACCACCTCCCCGCTGCATCCAACGATGCCCTCATCGTCCTCTGCGGCCCTGCGCCTATGATCCAGAATGCCTGTCTGCCAAATCTGGAAAAGCTGGGACACAGAACGGAAAACATCTTTACATACTAG
- the cyb5r2 gene encoding NADH-cytochrome b5 reductase 2 isoform X1 has product MQHVHTLIFVLQVIPGLVAVFVLVGTVFYFLLGSSGEKTKKLPVTLQDPTVKYPLPLIRKEEISHDTKKFRFGLPSASHILGLPVGQHVYLSAKVNGVLAVRAYTPVSSDEHQGYVDLVVKVYYKNTHPSFPDGGKMSQYLDGMTIGDTIDFRGPNGLLVYKGNGQFAIRPDKKSEPKVRKFKHVGMIAGGTGITPMLQLIRSISSDSTDNTKCSLIFANQTEKDILLREELEEVKKNHPERLQLWFTLDKPPQNWSYSSGFVTYDMIKDHLPAASNDALIVLCGPAPMIQNACLPNLEKLGHRTENIFTY; this is encoded by the exons ATGCAGCATGTTCACACTTTGATCTTTGTCCTGCAGGTGATCCCTGGATTGGTGGCTGTCTTTGTGTTGGTAGGAACAGTTTTCTACTTCCTGCTAGGTTCTTCAGGTGAGAAGACGAAGAAGCTGCCCGTCACTCTCCAAGATCCCACAGTGAAATATCCTCTCCCACTTATACGCAAAGAG GAAATCAGTCATGACACAAAGAAATTTCGGTTTGGCCTTCCATCTGCAAGTCACATCCTTGGGCTGCCAGTAG GCCAGCACGTGTACTTGTCAGCAAAGGTGAACGGCGTTCTGGCGGTTAGAGCCTACACTCCAGTCTCCAGTGATGAGCACCAAGGATATGTTGACCTCGTGGTTAAG GTCTACTACAAGAACACCCACCCGTCTTTCCCTGATGGAGGGAAGATGTCGCAGTACCTGGACGGCATGACCATTGGAGACACTATTGACTTCAGAGGGCCCAATGGACTCCTGGTGTATAAGGGCAATG GTCAGTTTGCCATCAGACCAGATAAGAAGTCGGAGCCAAAGGTTCGGAAGTTTAAGCACGTGGGAATGATCGCTGGCGGAACAG GTATCACTCCTATGCTGCAGTTAATTCGCAGTATCTCATCAGACTCCACTGACAACACCAAGTGCTCTCTCATATTCGCCAACCAG ACTGAGAAAGACATCTTACTGagggaggagctggaggaggtgaagAAGAACCATCCTGAGAGACTTCAGCTGTGGTTCACACTGGACAAACCTCCACAGA ACTGGAGCTACAGCTCAGGATTTGTGACCTATGACATGATCAAGGACCACCTCCCCGCTGCATCCAACGATGCCCTCATCGTCCTCTGCGGCCCTGCGCCTATGATCCAGAATGCCTGTCTGCCAAATCTGGAAAAGCTGGGACACAGAACGGAAAACATCTTTACATACTAG